One Aegilops tauschii subsp. strangulata cultivar AL8/78 chromosome 7, Aet v6.0, whole genome shotgun sequence genomic window carries:
- the LOC109760433 gene encoding probable glutathione S-transferase GSTU6 translates to MAGEGDLKLLGLLVSPFVTRVRLALHIKGLSYEYIETDVLDKGELLLRYNPVHKKVPVLIHNGLPLCESQVIVQYVDEVWAAAGKPILPADPYARATARFWAAYVDDKLFPAWLGILLAPTEAARAEKVGETLAALAQLEVAAAECLDGGKKPFFAGDSIGFLDLAVGCNMFWMEALRRMFGVTFLDAGKTPLLVAWAGRFAGTEAATAVVPDPDDAVAFARKLQAKYGSAPPAN, encoded by the exons ATGGCGGGAGAAGGAGATCTGAAGCTGCTGGGCCTGCTGGTGAGCCCGTTCGTGACCCGCGTCCGGCTGGCGCTGCACATCAAGGGCCTGAGCTACGAGTACATCGAGACGGACGTGCTGGACaagggcgagctcctcctccgcTACAACCCCGTCCACAAGAAGGTGCCCGTGCTCATCCACAACGGCCTGCCGCTCTGTGAGTCGCAGGTCATCGTCCAGTACGTCGACGAGGTCTGGGCCGCCGCCGGCAAGCCCATCCTCCCCGCCGACCCCTACGCCCGCGCCACCGCCCGCTTCTGGGCCGCCTACGTCGACGAcaag CTGTTCCCCGCCTGGCTGGGCATCCTCTTGGCCCCGACAGAGGCGGCGAGGGCGGAGAAGGTCGGCGAGACGCTCGCGGCGCTCGCGCAGCTGGAGGTGGCCGCGGCCGAGTGCCTGGACGGCGGCAAGAAGCCCTTCTTCGCCGGCGACTCCATCGGGTTCCTCGACCTCGCCGTCGGGTGCAACATGTTCTGGATGGAGGCGCTGCGCAGGATGTTCGGCGTGACGTTCCTCGACGCGGGGAAGACCCCGCTGCTGGTGGCGTGGGCGGGGCGGTTCGCGGGCACcgaggcggcgacggcggtggtgcCCGACCCGGACGACGCGGTGGCGTTCGCCAGGAAGCTTCAGGCCAAATATGGTTCCGCTCCACCTGCCAACTAG